The sequence below is a genomic window from Saccopteryx leptura isolate mSacLep1 chromosome 3, mSacLep1_pri_phased_curated, whole genome shotgun sequence.
TGCTGAGCAAGTTGCTTAAACTCTCTCTACCTTAGCttcatcatttgtaaaatggagataatactaGTCACTCAAGTATAAGATTATCACATGGATCTAATAACTAACCCAGGCCAAGTATTTACAACAATACCCACCTTGGATTAAACATTTGTTCAataaacattagctattattatctgTGTATCAGTTATTTCCTAAAAACTGGGcattgtgccaggcactaagGAAACATGGTGAACAAAACAGAGTGACTGCCCTACTGGGGCTTATATTTTAGCAGGATGACAAATGataaacaagtagcaaacagatAACAAACAGGAGGCTGAatgtaaataaaagatagaaaggaGCTACTGTATTTAGCTGAGTTGGTTGGGGACAGCCTTTTGGATGAGGTGACATCTATATGGTAAGAACTTAAGGCTGAAGAAGAGCCAACCTGGGACAGGAAAAGGGAatggcatgtgcaaaggccctgagctgAAAAATGGCTGAAGCCAGCCTGGCTGGATTAGTGTGGGTGAGATCAGAGTAGGCTGAGTCCAATCCCACAGGGCTGCAGTAAGGCATAGGGATTTTAGTCTAAGGGTGATAGAAAGTACAAAAGGTTTAGTAAATGTCTGCTGACTGATCTTACTGGCAGGTGGGGgaatggagaagagaggagagaccaAAGGGAAAAGGATTTACACTGTAGGCTCACTCCCCCAGGAGAGGAGTGGACAGACGACCACACACAGGCTCAACCTGAGGCTCTAGGTAGGCATATGAGGGCTGACTCGGTCTCTCCAGGTCTACAATGCACTGATTATAGACTGAGCCAATACTCACTAGCATTCGTGCACTAAGACTTGCAGAGCGGTGGCAGATACTAGCATGTATCTTTCTAGCACGTACAGTATGCAAAGTACTGTGCACATCCAAGCCTGACCTGGAATTCCCAAAGCCAGGGAAGACTGAGGTAAATACTGTGCACATCCAAGCCTGACCTGGAATTCCCAAAGCCAGGGAAGACTGAGGTGGGCCCTGCTGGTGCTTCTGAGCACCTGGGCCAACACAGGGCTGAGCTCCCAGCAGTCCTTAGGAAGCTCTAACTGCCAACACCAGCATATTTGGTTGTTCTCTTCCTCTGACCCCTGGAACCAGACCTTAGAATGTGGAAACTTGGgcagggaagaagaggaaaggaaaagtcaGGACATCTCCTGAGATGCACTGCTCATTTCACAGCTAACACTGAGGCCAGGACAGAGCAGACCTTGCCTCCAAGGATGGCCCAGCTCATCCGTGCCAACACTTCCTGCTTGACCATCTCTCTCCTACACATGCTCACgtgcaaacacacaaacacacacatacacagacatccATGTTTTCCTGGGGAGGATCACTTACCCCAGCCACAGTGTCTCTGAAGCTGTCTTTCCAAACCCCAGCAGGCCTCAGCTCAGCTGACTCTTTGCCAAAGACCAGACCCAGGCAGGGAAAAACACAGCACACCTGTTGGGCAGTCCTACCCTAGGTGCCTCAGAGTGAAAACTTGCTGTTCTTCACCTCCAGAACAAGTGGAAGGGAATCTCTCAGCTGTGATACAGGGACAGCCAGCCCCTGCTCCATGACTGATGCTAGCGGATCTTGAGGGAGCTGATAGGTGGGGACAGGGGACATTATAACTGCTGTCACAGCGAGAGGTAGACAGGCTCCAGAAGGAGCATCTACCCTGAGTCAGGCCCTAAAAACTTTACCCCACTGTACACTTTAATAATGTGAGGAAGCTATTCTCCCCacttcacaaatgaggaaaccaaggcccagagaaaTTCAGCAATGGGAACCACATCAGGTCCTGACTTTAGACCTTGCATTAGTTCCACTACTATGTGCTCCTCTTGGTTAAGTTTCTGATTTCAAAGTCTGTGGACTGATCCTGCGCCCTCACACCCTTCCCTTTACCCTCATTTCTGTTCACTCTTCTCTCGCTCCTTCCCAGAGAACTACCCACCTCTCCACACCTTCCTCTTCCCTGAGTCTGTCTATCCTGTGcgtcttctgtctctctctagttGGTCCCAGAATAGATGCTCAGTAACTATTGGCAACATTATGGGTAATGGCTTTTCTAACCCTCCTGCACTCCCATCAAACCCTCACCCCCTTTCCActgccttccccttctctttgccTGATTTCTGTTGCTTCTGTAGAAAATATCTCTTCCCTGGGGAACTTCAGGGCTGCTCCTGCCTACTTCCTGTTTGGTACACCTACCTCCTTTCTCTAACCTAGCAGCACTAACTCCCCATCACCCTTCCCTCTTGGCCCTAAACGCCAGTGCCCCAGGCTGATTGGGTCTTCCGAGGTCTGTTCCTTGTCCAGACTCCAGCCCTCTCCTCTCCAGAAGACCACAGAGGACTCCCCTCCACAAGCTCCAGCTCAAACACTTCCCTCCCGCTGGTCCCTTGCATAAACCCCAGCCTGGCTCCAAGGCCTCAGGTACCCTTCTTCAGGAGCCCAGGCCCCAGCCAGGCTGCGTACTGGGAGCACCAGGGATTCCCGTCCACATTCATCAGTTCTGAAAAGACTGCTCTCCAGCCCCCTGATGCTGGCTGCTACATCAGGTCAACcttgggaagagggaaggggtctTCCAAATGCACTCAGTCAACCTCTCCCCCCAAGTTCAGGGCCAAAGACTACTTAGACAGTAAATAATAGCAGGGCTAAGGCCTGCCATTATTAGGggaaatgaaggggcagtatggAATCTATGGTGTCAGGAAGGGAACTCTAGGTCTCAACCCTGAGTGTGGAACAAGAAATAAGAAAGTTCCACAATACAAGGACTTAGAAGGAGAGCCTTGAAGGTGCAATTTCACCCAAGGAGCAGACTCCAGACTCCAAAAAGGTCTTGGAAGGAAGTGCAGGGAATCCCTGAGGGTTGGTACTCAGTGTAGGGGCACCCTGTGTTTCTGCCCTCCCCCTAGATCCCTGCCACATGTAGGAATGGAGCTGGGTGGGGACTGCAACTGACCCTTAGAGGTTTGGGCTAAACCTCTAAGAACAATGTGTCTTCACGCCCGTGTCCCCTTTTCCCTAGTCCCAGCTCAGGTACAAGGCATTTCCAGCAATTTGGGGTTCCAAGGTAGCCTGCTCATACATGTGAGACACCTAGGAGTAGTCCCCACAATCCCTCCTTCAGGGGGTTCTAACTAGTATGAGGAGCAAATAACAAAGGTAGGGTCAGATAGACTCACCATCAGTAATCTCCATCTCATAAGGGGAAGGTCTCCTCTTCACTCGGTTGTTGGTGGCAAACATAGGGAAGGCATCTGGCTCCCCAAAGAACCCACTGTGGGAAGGAGCAGGCAGACCGTAAGATTACATATAGGATAGAGGCTCCTTAGCAATCCTGCATATCCTTGAGCCCGCCATCCCTGGAAATACAAGGGCAACCCTGGTCCCCTGACATCTGAATTGGGGATAGAGGGAGCAtgaaacacacacaaatacacactcaCAAGAATACACAGAAagctcccaccctctctctgagGTGAAACTAGCAAGGGTCACACATCCACAtatccttacacacacacacacacacacacacacacacacacacacacacactgaatcaGAGGTGAACATAtggaacaaacacaaaaataaacacacacactacAAATAGACATACTCCCTTCCCCCAATCCAAGCACATAATCCACAGACAACCTCCACTCTCAAACAGGTGCTCACCCAGGCAGACATGGCCTTCACACTTGGTGCTGTGCAACTCCAGCACCACAAAAGGGCACAGTGTCCCCTCCCCACAACCTCCTCCCACCTTCATCCTGGTCTCGTGGGGTCTGTGGACAGACAACAGACAGGAAACCCTGACTCACCACCGCTGACATTACCACCTCCCCTCATCACCCACTTTGGGCTCTCTACAGCTTCTTTCTGGagtctcctgctccagtcagtctGGAGACTCTCTGACTGGCCCACATATCcctgcctgtccccaccccaACACTGCCTCTGTCTTTCCACCATCTCAGTGGCCTCAGCAGGAAATGGACACCCTCACACCAAGGGGCAGAGACCACAACAAGAGGCAGAGGGGctgggaagaggagaaagggatcCACTCCCAAGGCAGGCCCTGGAGCAGAGATTCAGAAGCAGAGGAGGGGGCCACTCCCAATCACCCTCAGATCCTCATCTCTTACCTGTCCCCAGAGGGCTGCAGCTTCCAGAATTTCACAATGGAGCACATTCAGACACACTCTTGCCTGTTTCCCACATTCACCAGACTCCCTCCTGTCATCCCCTACCCTACCCTACAACCACACTGCCCATCGTGCTTCTACTCCGACCAGCCACATGCCTGCGCTCTCCCTGCTCGGCTGACCCACACCCCGGTGCGCCACAGCAGTCACAAGGCACCCTCACATCTGCCTTCGCGCGCGCGGGCACGCACTCACTCCCAAACACTCTCACAGCGGGCTCCTTCCTCACGCCAGCTTCTAGGTTTTGACGCCCATTAGTTTAAAacacccacccctctctcttcttgaGCTCCAACCACGCATCCCCTAAGTGCAGACGTGGAGCCCCCTGCCCGCCGCCCTCCCCCCTGCGCCCTCCCGCCGGGCACTGACCTGCCCAGCGAGGCCAGCGGCTGGCTGAGGCTGTAGAGCAGCGTGCGGCCCGGGACGGCAGGGGCCGCCAGCGCCGGCGGACTCAGCTGCACCATCCGGCCGTCGCCGGGCAGCTCCGCCGGGGCCggagcgggagcgggagcgggcgcgggcgcgggcgCCGGGGCGGGCCCAGGAGGTCTACACAGCTCGGTGGTCGGCACTCGATGGCGCGCTTCAGCCGCTGCGGGGTCTCGGCTCTTTAAGTCTCGCGCGGCGCCGCCCCCACCGGCGGAGCCGCCCCCCGGGCCGCCGCGCGCGCCCAGCTCGATCACTGGGGGCTCGGCTGGGGCAGCGCGGCTCGTTTCCTTGGCGACGCCGTTCAGCAGGACCAGGTGCGGGGGCGCCATGCGGGCCTCGGCCGCCTCCCGTCCCTCTAGTGGGGGGTCACTGCGTGCCGCCTCGCTCGGCGGCCGCTCCGTCATCCTGCCGGCAGACAGAGAAACAAGCGGACGCCCTCTTTAACAACCGCCCCAGTCTACCGACGTGGGGTGGGTTAAGGGGGTGAAGGCAGAAAGAGAAACTCAGGCACCGAGACGTGAGAAAAGGCGACAAACTTAAGAGCCACGTGACACACACTGGCCCTCGGGGCCTAAAGCCTTAGAGGGACTGGGGAGGAAGAGAAGTGCAGTCTGGTttgggagaagaagggagggtgcCTGGGAGACACAGACTGAGGGCTAAAaggacagagatggagaaagacgACAAAGAcattgaaagtaaagggatacaACCAGCGAAAGACAaacagaagggagaaaaggaggaaggaaatgtAGAAAGAAGCGAGAGAGAAATGTCACCCCCGTCCCCCTTCTCAGGCCgcaagggaagaggagggaacaaATCCCCGACCGAGTTCCTCCCGCCCCCCTTTTGGTTTTGGCGGGGAATCTGTCCGGGGAGATGTGGTGCTTTAAAAACCTCTGCAACCTACAACCACACACATACCTAGAAACCTGGTGGGTGCAAGCAGGGAGTTTAGGGAATGGAGGCTACAAGGCTTGCAATCCATTCTGCTGGAGCTGCCAGAGAATGATCCGGGGGGACCAACACCTCCTTTCAACACTAAGCAAATCCACGGTGTGTTCTGTGCAGCGGCTGGAAACCCCAGGCGCCTTTTACTGCAACCAGGACTGGAGGTGAGACATCAGGAAGATGATCTGAGCCCTACCTCTCTACACACTCCAGCCTCTTCTGCTCAGCTGGACTCAGAAGTCAGGTGGGGTCTGGAAGAGAGGCCTGCCTGAGGCAGTATGGAGCCTGAGCGTTCAAAGGGTGTCCCTGAGGCTATTGGGGTCTGGGCTCCCATCCACACATGGGAAGAGGTGTCATAAAGGCCCTTGAACTCTTCCACATTCTGCCTAGGTGTTGGCCTCTGGGAAATACCTCCTTATGCTTTTAAAAGCACCGCACAAAGGTTCAAGTAAGCATCATTATTGACTTGGAGATTGGGCCATCCAGGGGCTGCTGCCTTGCGCAAAGTCACACAATTTGCAAGATCAGGACCAGAGCTCTGATCTTACTCTGCCAACATACTCCTCCATGTATGACCTCTCATATATAGCCCTGTTGGCAAGGACACTCCTCTCCTCCACAACAGCACTCCAGGGCCACCACAGAGGCTCCACTGCCCCACAAGCACTCATTCCATTTCTTTCCTCACCCTTCTTTGAAGCCAGTGGAGCCAGATTCTACCAAGAACTCAAACAAAAAATTGGAAGACTCTAGGCCCAGAGATTAGGGTTGCttgtaaattgttttctttaagaaagaaagaaagaaaataaagaaaggaagaaagaaagaaaaagaaagaaaagatattcaaAATAAAGTTTCTGTTCTCAGACTTATGTAATTGGGGTATTTTATAGCAGAAAATAAATTCACAGAAAGCCAACTTACTCCTAAGCAGAGTCCATCTAATCATTCATGGCAGCCATTGAGCTCCCATTCTGTTACTGCACTGTTCAAGATCAGAGTCGGCCTGGCCACCATCCTCCCACTCCAGAAGAGAAACGGGACTTTCTAAAATCTCTTCTGAAGCTCAGCTCAATTGCCACCAGACACACAAGTCGATGGAGAATCGCAAGTCAGATTTCACTCCTTCCCTGGGTGGGCCAGCCCTGAGGCCCAGCCCAGAAACAAAATTGCCTGAGACCTGGTGTATAAGACCTGCAAAGGCAGTGGGTTG
It includes:
- the TAL1 gene encoding T-cell acute lymphocytic leukemia protein 1 isoform X1, which produces MTERPPSEAARSDPPLEGREAAEARMAPPHLVLLNGVAKETSRAAPAEPPVIELGARGGPGGGSAGGGGAARDLKSRDPAAAEARHRVPTTELCRPPGPAPAPAPAPAPAPAPAPAELPGDGRMVQLSPPALAAPAVPGRTLLYSLSQPLASLGSGFFGEPDAFPMFATNNRVKRRPSPYEMEITDGPHTKVVRRIFTNSRERWRQQNVNGAFAELRKLIPTHPPDKKLSKNEILRLAMKYINFLAKLLNDQEEEGSQRAKPGKDPVVGAGAGGGGGGGGAPPEDLLQDVLSPNSSCGSSLDGAASPDSYTEEPAPKHTARSLRPAMLPATDGAGPR